The following are encoded in a window of Limibacter armeniacum genomic DNA:
- a CDS encoding SnoaL-like domain-containing protein, whose protein sequence is MSFLLKAKMLYQMMEEGKLMEAFERFYDDEVVIMEADGTTRNGKNEQREAIQEWQNMVKEFHGGGAHDITSNEEKGVTMVESWTDVTFKNGGRMKMEEVAIQHWRGDKIIRERFYYNIPPHQR, encoded by the coding sequence ATGAGTTTCTTACTAAAAGCGAAAATGCTCTATCAGATGATGGAAGAAGGCAAATTGATGGAAGCATTTGAAAGGTTCTATGATGACGAGGTGGTAATCATGGAAGCCGACGGCACTACCCGAAATGGAAAAAACGAACAGCGGGAAGCTATTCAGGAATGGCAGAACATGGTAAAGGAGTTTCATGGTGGTGGAGCACATGACATTACCTCCAATGAAGAAAAAGGGGTCACTATGGTCGAAAGTTGGACTGACGTTACTTTCAAGAACGGAGGTCGAATGAAAATGGAAGAAGTTGCCATACAACACTGGAGAGGAGACAAGATCATTCGGGAGCGATTCTACTACAACATCCCTCCACACCAAAGATAA
- a CDS encoding group III truncated hemoglobin: protein MKKDITNRDDIQLLVNTFYQKVRDDQRIGYLFDDVAQVDWQKHLPIMYDFWETNLLFVQKYKGNPIQTHMEVDDTENLEQKHFGYWMEHWFSTVDELFEGEKATLAKERARKMAHTIFMRVYMKRYTTDGQKNS, encoded by the coding sequence ATGAAAAAGGACATTACCAATAGGGATGATATTCAGCTACTTGTCAATACTTTTTACCAAAAAGTAAGGGATGATCAACGCATCGGATATCTGTTTGATGATGTTGCGCAAGTGGATTGGCAAAAACACTTGCCTATCATGTATGATTTCTGGGAGACCAACCTGCTTTTCGTTCAGAAGTACAAGGGCAACCCTATCCAGACGCATATGGAGGTAGATGATACAGAAAACCTGGAACAGAAGCATTTTGGCTATTGGATGGAACATTGGTTTTCTACAGTGGATGAACTGTTTGAGGGAGAAAAAGCTACTTTAGCCAAAGAGCGTGCCCGTAAAATGGCTCATACTATTTTTATGAGGGTATATATGAAACGCTACACAACAGATGGACAAAAAAATAGCTGA
- a CDS encoding DsbA family oxidoreductase codes for MKKLKIDIVSDVVCPWCYIGNGRLEKALSETSGIDAEISWHPFQLHPDVTEGSAISLPEYLGKKYGQDPKPMIQQVQNIAKSEGLEMEMEKVQGVPNTVQAHTLMHFAREEGKDKELSLELFKAYFAESQDMEDKATLMELGKKVGLSAEALTKFETSEEGKAEVLKEESNYRMMGVNAVPTFIINDKYMIQGAQPVEVWKQAFEQVEGLQTGSDAVCGPDSCDF; via the coding sequence ATGAAAAAGTTGAAGATTGATATTGTCTCAGATGTAGTGTGTCCCTGGTGTTACATCGGTAACGGAAGGTTGGAAAAAGCACTGTCGGAGACATCTGGAATAGACGCAGAGATTAGCTGGCATCCATTTCAGCTTCATCCGGATGTTACGGAAGGAAGTGCTATTTCACTGCCAGAATATCTTGGCAAGAAGTACGGGCAAGATCCCAAGCCAATGATACAACAGGTACAGAACATCGCCAAGTCAGAAGGATTGGAGATGGAAATGGAGAAAGTGCAAGGCGTACCAAATACTGTTCAGGCGCATACACTGATGCACTTTGCAAGAGAGGAAGGCAAGGATAAGGAGCTTTCACTTGAACTGTTCAAGGCGTATTTTGCAGAGTCTCAAGATATGGAAGACAAAGCTACCCTTATGGAATTGGGGAAAAAAGTAGGGCTTTCAGCTGAGGCACTGACAAAGTTTGAGACTTCGGAAGAGGGTAAAGCTGAAGTTTTGAAGGAAGAAAGCAACTACCGTATGATGGGGGTAAATGCTGTTCCTACTTTTATTATCAATGACAAATACATGATTCAAGGAGCACAACCTGTAGAGGTATGGAAACAGGCTTTTGAACAGGTAGAAGGCTTACAGACTGGTAGTGATGCAGTTTGTGGACCTGATAGTTGTGATTTCTAA
- a CDS encoding dienelactone hydrolase family protein — translation MKKYLSLSVTIIGLLILTAAFVNKPLQKLSVPPTDSKLCHSIDDPIMAFASFANNKEFRDAHALPRPFKPRAKQLKGKMVDFKTPGAEKGHAYLVKAPKKSNQYLFMFHEWWGLNEYVKDEAAFWAEQLGDVNVLAIDLYDGKVATTREDAGKLMQGVDSDRAEDIIKGAISYAGQGAKLASIGWCFGGGWSLQSAIIARHSMEACVMYYGMPIQDEELLETKLETNVLGIFAKQDRWITPEVVKEFEENMKKAGKELTVAMYDADHAFANPSSPKYDEEAAKDAREKVRRYLELVF, via the coding sequence ATGAAGAAGTACCTATCATTATCTGTAACGATTATTGGTTTGCTGATACTTACAGCTGCATTTGTAAATAAGCCTTTACAAAAATTATCAGTACCTCCTACCGATTCAAAGCTGTGCCATAGCATAGATGATCCGATTATGGCATTTGCTTCATTTGCTAATAACAAGGAATTTAGGGATGCTCATGCCTTGCCAAGACCTTTTAAGCCAAGAGCCAAACAACTGAAAGGTAAGATGGTGGATTTCAAGACACCTGGTGCCGAAAAGGGACATGCGTATCTAGTAAAGGCTCCTAAGAAATCAAACCAATACTTATTTATGTTCCACGAATGGTGGGGACTGAATGAGTATGTTAAGGATGAAGCTGCTTTTTGGGCAGAGCAGTTGGGGGATGTCAATGTACTGGCTATTGACCTTTATGATGGAAAGGTAGCTACTACCCGTGAGGATGCAGGCAAATTGATGCAGGGTGTTGATAGCGATCGGGCAGAAGATATTATAAAAGGAGCTATCAGTTATGCAGGGCAGGGAGCTAAGTTAGCTTCCATCGGTTGGTGTTTTGGTGGTGGCTGGTCATTGCAGTCAGCTATTATTGCCCGTCATAGTATGGAAGCATGTGTTATGTATTATGGCATGCCGATACAAGACGAGGAACTCCTTGAGACTAAGTTGGAAACAAATGTATTGGGTATTTTTGCCAAGCAAGACCGTTGGATTACCCCTGAGGTTGTAAAAGAGTTTGAGGAGAATATGAAGAAAGCAGGAAAAGAACTGACAGTAGCCATGTATGATGCCGATCATGCCTTTGCCAATCCAAGTAGTCCTAAGTATGATGAGGAAGCTGCTAAAGATGCAAGAGAAAAAGTACGACGCTATTTGGAGTTGGTTTTTTAA
- a CDS encoding alkylphosphonate utilization protein — protein MSTEKELQERSESKCELCAATDNLQVYEVPPTSDGSADQSILVCSTCHEQIENPEKVDANHWRCLNDSMWSTVPAVQVMAWRMLDRLKSEGWPQDLLDMLYLDDETMAWAKAGATESQSEDSIKHLDSNGAVLNAGDSVVLIKDLNVKGANFTAKRGTAVRNISLVYDNPEQIEGRVNGQHIVILTKYVKKS, from the coding sequence ATGAGTACAGAAAAGGAATTACAGGAACGTAGCGAATCAAAATGTGAGTTGTGTGCAGCTACAGACAACCTTCAGGTTTACGAAGTACCGCCAACCTCTGATGGAAGCGCCGATCAAAGTATTCTGGTGTGTAGCACTTGTCATGAACAAATCGAAAATCCAGAAAAGGTAGATGCCAACCATTGGCGATGCCTGAATGACAGCATGTGGAGTACGGTACCTGCTGTACAGGTAATGGCTTGGAGAATGCTTGACAGGTTAAAGTCCGAAGGCTGGCCACAAGACCTACTGGACATGCTTTACCTTGATGATGAGACCATGGCTTGGGCAAAAGCTGGTGCAACTGAAAGCCAGAGTGAAGACAGTATTAAACATTTAGACAGTAACGGTGCTGTGCTGAATGCAGGAGACTCTGTTGTCCTGATTAAAGACTTGAATGTAAAAGGAGCCAACTTTACAGCCAAAAGAGGAACGGCTGTCAGAAATATTTCACTGGTATATGACAATCCGGAACAGATTGAAGGACGTGTTAATGGACAACATATTGTTATTTTGACCAAGTATGTGAAGAAGTCATAG
- a CDS encoding PIG-L deacetylase family protein, which translates to MHKLKFFRNGLPIILLFFSLNIYAQQLRVLVIKAHPDEAEEYAGGTAALLKEAGHAVKFLSLTNGDVGHWTMTKEAIAKRRKAEALEAGKRLGGVEYEILNYHDGELESTVEVRKEIVRVIREWNVDLIISFKPMFGGGHPDNMAAARALQEGAGLSMAPLFMPEIPALKKKPVFLFMRDYYSKSFPHKPDFVIPIDRTIEKKLASFDAHASQFYEFAPYQRGLLDEVPEGWTEKKVFLHKYWGEFSAVSGEMKSWLENRFGKEQAATFQYAEEFEYAPFSRKMTEEEVISFFPVLRVKNNN; encoded by the coding sequence ATGCATAAACTCAAATTTTTTAGAAATGGTCTTCCTATCATTTTGTTATTTTTTTCTTTAAATATTTACGCCCAACAACTGAGGGTATTGGTTATAAAGGCTCACCCTGATGAGGCTGAAGAATATGCCGGTGGAACGGCAGCCTTGTTAAAGGAAGCTGGCCATGCCGTGAAGTTTCTTTCGCTGACGAATGGAGATGTAGGACATTGGACTATGACTAAGGAAGCTATTGCCAAGCGAAGAAAAGCTGAGGCATTAGAAGCTGGAAAAAGGCTGGGAGGCGTTGAATACGAGATTTTGAATTATCATGATGGTGAGTTGGAAAGTACTGTGGAAGTCCGCAAGGAAATCGTGAGGGTGATCAGGGAATGGAATGTGGATCTGATTATCTCATTCAAGCCGATGTTTGGCGGCGGACATCCTGATAACATGGCAGCAGCACGAGCTTTGCAAGAAGGGGCAGGCTTGTCTATGGCCCCCTTGTTTATGCCAGAAATTCCTGCCTTGAAAAAGAAGCCGGTTTTTTTGTTTATGAGAGATTACTACAGCAAATCATTTCCGCATAAGCCAGACTTTGTGATTCCAATCGATCGGACTATTGAAAAAAAGCTGGCATCCTTTGATGCCCATGCTTCTCAATTTTATGAGTTTGCACCATACCAGCGAGGATTGTTGGATGAGGTACCCGAAGGTTGGACAGAAAAGAAGGTATTCCTGCATAAGTATTGGGGAGAGTTCAGTGCTGTCAGTGGTGAAATGAAAAGCTGGTTGGAGAACAGGTTTGGGAAAGAGCAGGCTGCAACTTTCCAATATGCAGAGGAATTTGAGTATGCACCTTTCAGCAGAAAGATGACGGAAGAGGAGGTGATAAGCTTTTTTCCTGTCCTAAGGGTGAAAAACAACAATTAG